A DNA window from Luteolibacter luteus contains the following coding sequences:
- a CDS encoding glycoside hydrolase family 97 catalytic domain-containing protein, with translation MTPRTHHLLLCLLALPSLIRAEESAWLDDYDVNEIVTGFGSARKNRSMENKPLTISGKGFERGVGTHAPSQAYFLNEGAAALKFEATVGVDDSTDGAGSVAFQVLVDDKVIHDTGVIRKGEAAKQISVDLTGKKIIELRVTDGGDGKNYDHADWAEARFIYNGKTPVMSPRWAMELPHYTGGTELKPRDAGKTTTLQSPDGKIGALLFVDHSGRLSLSASMGDKELLSPSPLGVTVDGLDLGENAELRDSESYATDATYPWIGNTASLRDHGKGLKVQIRSKGLDQPWTLELRAYDDGIAWRYLIPGKGKRKVGGEATSFILPEGSNYWSHHNTANYEANYLHFSTDDHSPARQITMPVTVELKDGGYASITEANMFGYSGMTLGPRGRVLNGIFEDDSKGWTMDGEISTPWRIVIAAQDLTALVNQSIVYNVSPPPDPKLFPNGVKEDWIKPGRSFWTWGFGQWDTAQWDRIMGYVDDAAKLNCQYYVIDDPWREPKMGWHRNGKDEWASLKEVCAYAAKKKVKIMVWEHWERLKEPSKREEFFEKVAKAGAVGVKIDFMDSESQERLAFFKSCLELGAKHHILINFHGANKPAGEERTWPHWMTREAIFGMEQGGNIARSHLAALPFTRLVTGPGDFTPTVFRPGPMGKTTAGSQMATAVAYNSPINHWADSAEAYLAQPEEVVSFIRTKPVTWDETRVLPASKIGELAVIARRFGTQWWIGGINGSDEVKTYELDPGLLAQGECDTIRFADVAGDKTKLEITKGSMKPEEKLALTMQPGGGFVVILRKK, from the coding sequence ATGACCCCGAGAACCCATCACCTGCTCCTATGCCTTCTCGCCCTGCCATCCTTGATCCGCGCGGAAGAAAGCGCATGGCTGGACGACTACGACGTGAACGAGATCGTTACCGGCTTCGGCAGCGCGCGGAAGAACCGATCGATGGAGAACAAGCCCCTGACGATCTCCGGGAAGGGCTTCGAGCGCGGCGTGGGCACTCATGCGCCCAGCCAGGCATATTTTCTCAATGAAGGAGCTGCGGCACTGAAGTTCGAAGCCACCGTGGGAGTGGACGATTCGACCGATGGCGCGGGCTCGGTGGCCTTCCAGGTCCTCGTGGATGACAAGGTCATCCACGACACCGGTGTCATCCGGAAAGGCGAGGCCGCGAAACAGATCTCGGTGGATCTGACGGGAAAGAAGATCATCGAACTCCGCGTGACCGATGGCGGAGACGGAAAGAACTACGATCACGCCGATTGGGCCGAGGCACGCTTCATCTATAACGGGAAGACACCGGTAATGTCGCCCCGCTGGGCCATGGAGCTGCCACACTACACCGGCGGCACGGAGCTGAAGCCTCGCGATGCCGGAAAGACCACCACCTTGCAAAGTCCCGATGGCAAGATCGGAGCCCTCCTCTTCGTCGATCACTCCGGCCGGCTTTCCTTGAGCGCCTCCATGGGCGACAAGGAGCTTCTCTCCCCCTCGCCTCTCGGTGTCACCGTGGATGGCTTGGATCTCGGAGAAAATGCTGAGCTCCGGGACTCCGAGAGCTACGCCACGGATGCCACCTATCCTTGGATCGGCAACACCGCTTCCCTGCGTGATCACGGCAAGGGTTTGAAGGTCCAGATTCGCTCAAAGGGTCTCGACCAGCCATGGACTCTCGAACTCCGCGCCTATGATGACGGCATCGCGTGGCGCTACCTGATCCCCGGCAAGGGCAAACGGAAGGTAGGCGGCGAAGCGACCTCCTTTATCCTGCCGGAGGGTTCGAACTACTGGAGTCATCATAATACCGCGAACTACGAGGCGAACTACCTGCACTTCTCCACTGATGACCACTCCCCCGCCCGCCAAATCACCATGCCGGTGACCGTGGAGCTGAAGGACGGCGGCTATGCCTCCATCACGGAGGCGAACATGTTCGGCTACAGCGGCATGACCCTGGGACCACGCGGCCGGGTGCTGAACGGGATCTTCGAAGACGATTCGAAGGGCTGGACCATGGACGGTGAGATCAGCACCCCCTGGCGCATCGTCATCGCAGCCCAAGACCTGACGGCTTTGGTGAACCAGAGCATCGTCTACAATGTCTCTCCTCCGCCCGATCCCAAGCTCTTCCCGAATGGAGTGAAGGAAGACTGGATCAAACCCGGACGCTCCTTCTGGACCTGGGGCTTCGGCCAATGGGACACCGCTCAGTGGGACCGCATCATGGGCTACGTGGACGATGCCGCGAAGCTGAACTGCCAGTACTATGTGATCGATGACCCGTGGCGCGAGCCGAAGATGGGCTGGCATCGCAATGGTAAGGACGAGTGGGCCAGCCTGAAGGAGGTCTGTGCCTACGCGGCGAAGAAGAAAGTGAAGATCATGGTCTGGGAGCACTGGGAGCGACTCAAGGAACCATCCAAGCGCGAGGAGTTTTTTGAAAAGGTCGCGAAGGCCGGAGCTGTGGGCGTGAAGATCGACTTCATGGACAGCGAGAGCCAGGAGCGCCTCGCCTTTTTCAAGTCCTGCCTGGAACTCGGCGCGAAGCACCACATCCTGATCAACTTTCACGGCGCGAACAAACCCGCCGGCGAAGAGCGCACCTGGCCACACTGGATGACCCGCGAGGCGATCTTTGGAATGGAGCAAGGGGGTAACATCGCCCGCTCACATTTGGCAGCCCTTCCATTCACGCGACTGGTCACCGGACCCGGTGACTTTACCCCGACGGTCTTCCGCCCCGGCCCGATGGGCAAGACTACCGCAGGCTCACAGATGGCTACGGCCGTGGCCTACAACTCCCCGATCAATCATTGGGCGGATAGCGCGGAAGCTTATCTCGCGCAGCCGGAGGAAGTCGTCAGCTTTATCCGCACCAAACCGGTGACTTGGGATGAAACCCGCGTGCTGCCCGCCAGCAAGATCGGCGAACTGGCCGTGATCGCCCGGAGGTTCGGCACCCAGTGGTGGATCGGCGGTATCAACGGCAGCGACGAGGTGAAGACCTATGAACTCGATCCCGGCCTGCTTGCCCAAGGAGAATGCGACACGATTCGCTTTGCCGATGTCGCCGGCGACAAGACGAAGCTGGAAATTACCAAGGGCAGCATGAAACCGGAGGAAAAGCTGGCCCTGACCATGCAGCCGGGCGGTGGTTTCGTGGTGATCCTGCGAAAGAAGTAG
- a CDS encoding outer membrane lipoprotein-sorting protein — MKPVFPAFLLASAAIIAPLHAQAPDANAMIRGIRLSATLQQMDLNGVIQKEGQADVPVSLFVRNNNMQFHLSDTDRFHIRMGDESAKLMTVVDDKGTTKDFPASKLTQRIAGTDVTYEDLTLRFLYWPNAQLEGEEKIRGEDCYRVRINNPGKEGAFGVVYVWVHKKYGAFWQIRAHDFKGKALKEFQVNDVMKLPDGKGYTIKEMLVNSLSPDLRVTSKTYLRFNKPQGGPKEFKRR; from the coding sequence ATGAAACCCGTTTTTCCCGCCTTCCTGCTCGCTTCCGCCGCAATCATCGCTCCGCTCCATGCCCAAGCACCGGACGCGAACGCGATGATCCGGGGGATCCGGCTTTCCGCCACGCTCCAACAGATGGACCTGAATGGGGTGATTCAGAAGGAAGGGCAGGCCGATGTGCCGGTGAGCCTTTTCGTACGGAATAACAACATGCAGTTCCACCTGAGCGACACCGACCGCTTCCACATCCGGATGGGAGATGAGAGCGCGAAGCTGATGACGGTGGTCGATGACAAGGGGACGACCAAGGACTTCCCGGCCAGCAAGCTGACCCAGCGGATCGCGGGGACGGACGTGACCTATGAGGACCTGACCCTGCGCTTCCTCTACTGGCCGAACGCCCAGCTAGAGGGTGAGGAAAAGATCCGCGGGGAGGATTGCTACCGTGTCCGCATCAACAACCCGGGAAAGGAAGGCGCCTTCGGCGTGGTGTATGTCTGGGTCCACAAGAAATACGGGGCCTTCTGGCAGATCCGCGCGCATGACTTCAAGGGAAAGGCGTTGAAGGAATTCCAAGTGAACGATGTGATGAAGCTGCCGGATGGGAAGGGCTACACGATCAAGGAAATGCTGGTGAACAGCCTGAGCCCGGATCTGCGGGTGACCTCGAAGACCTATCTGCGCTTTAACAAGCCGCAGGGCGGACCGAAGGAGTTTAAAAGGCGGTGA